The following proteins are co-located in the Poecile atricapillus isolate bPoeAtr1 chromosome 2, bPoeAtr1.hap1, whole genome shotgun sequence genome:
- the WDR86 gene encoding WD repeat-containing protein 86 isoform X1 yields MGNSGSAVKVCTDHQGGINWLSLSPDGQRLLTGSEDGTARLWSTADSQCHGHFQGHESYITFCHLENEAAFTCSADHTIRKWDVVTGQCLAIYRGHTSIVNRILVAKDYLFSGSYDRTARCWSVDKEKQIQEFRGHRNCVLTLAHYSSRDVLEEEEEEEEEEKMSRDLLVTGSTDCTVKVWWVSSGRCYQTLLGHTGAVLCLTLDAPNRELFSGSTDYTIRTWNIVTGEQLKVFKEHQGSVICLELVNRHLYSGSADRTVKCWFVDTGERIQTYKAHKHSVSTLKYHAGILFTGSGDACARAFNSRSGVLQKIFRGHKFIINCIQIHNELLYTASHDGTLRIWDIRGICKRNKRRLKKERSVQGRSSQKGSLSRLFNNKVGCMVQQENGQHEAVELM; encoded by the exons ATGGGGAACAGCGGCTCGGCCGTGAAGGTCTGCACGGATCACCAGGGGGGCATCAACTGGCTGAGCCTGAGCCCCGACGGGCAGCGGCTGCTCACGGGCAGCGAGGACGGCACGGCGCGGCTCTGGAGCACCGCCGACAGCCAGTGCCACGGGCACTTCCAAG GACATGAAAGTTACATCACCTTCTGCCACTTGGAGAACGAGGCTGCCTTCACGTGCAGCGCTGACCACACCATTCGCAAGTGGGACGTGGTGACTGGGCAGTGCTTGGCCATTTACCGAGGCCACACATCAATTGTCAACAG AATCCTGGTTGCTAAAGACTATCTCTTCAGTGGCTCCTATGACAGGACAGCCCGCTGCTGGAGCGTGGACAAGGAGAAACAAATCCAGGAATTCCGGGGCCATCGGAACTGTGTCCTGACTCTAGCTCACTATTCctccagggatgtgctggaagaagaggaggaggaagaggaggaggagaaaatgagCAGGGACCTGCTGGTGACAGGGAGCACGGACTGCACTGTGAAGGTCTGGTGGGTGTCCAGCGGGCGCTGCTACCAGACCCTGCTGGGACACACGGGGGCCGTCTTATGCCTTACACTTGATGCACCAAACAGGGAGCTGTTCTCTGGCAGCACGGATTACACCATCAGGACCTGGAATATTGTCACTGGAGAGCAGCTGAAAGTTTTCAAGGAGCACCAAGGATCAGTAATTTGCCTAGAG CTGGTGAATCGTCACCTGTACTCGGGGAGCGCGGACAGGACAGTGAAGTGCTGGTTTGTAGACACTGGGGAGCGGATCCAGACCTACAAGGCTCACAAACACAGTGTTAGCACTTTGAAATACCATGCTGGCATCT TGTTCACAGGAAGTGGTGATGCCTGTGCAAGAGCTTTCAATTCCAGGAGTGGAGTCCTGCAGAAGATCTTCAGAGGACACAAGTTCATCATCAACTGTATCCAG ATCCACAATGAGCTGCTCTACACAGCTTCCCACGATGGCACGCTACGGATTTGGGACATCCGGGGGATCTGCAAGAGAAATAAGCGGCGCTTGAAGAAGGAGAggtctgtgcagggcaggagctccCAGAAGGGGAGTCTGTCTCGTCTCTTCAACAATAAAGTTGGCTGTATGGTACAGCAGGAGAATGGGCAGCACGAGGCTGTTGAACTGATGTga
- the WDR86 gene encoding WD repeat-containing protein 86 isoform X3 produces the protein MGNSGSAVKVCTDHQGGINWLSLSPDGQRLLTGSEDGTARLWSTADSQCHGHFQGHESYITFCHLENEAAFTCSADHTIRKWDVVTGQCLAIYRGHTSIVNRDVLEEEEEEEEEEKMSRDLLVTGSTDCTVKVWWVSSGRCYQTLLGHTGAVLCLTLDAPNRELFSGSTDYTIRTWNIVTGEQLKVFKEHQGSVICLELVNRHLYSGSADRTVKCWFVDTGERIQTYKAHKHSVSTLKYHAGILFTGSGDACARAFNSRSGVLQKIFRGHKFIINCIQIHNELLYTASHDGTLRIWDIRGICKRNKRRLKKERSVQGRSSQKGSLSRLFNNKVGCMVQQENGQHEAVELM, from the exons ATGGGGAACAGCGGCTCGGCCGTGAAGGTCTGCACGGATCACCAGGGGGGCATCAACTGGCTGAGCCTGAGCCCCGACGGGCAGCGGCTGCTCACGGGCAGCGAGGACGGCACGGCGCGGCTCTGGAGCACCGCCGACAGCCAGTGCCACGGGCACTTCCAAG GACATGAAAGTTACATCACCTTCTGCCACTTGGAGAACGAGGCTGCCTTCACGTGCAGCGCTGACCACACCATTCGCAAGTGGGACGTGGTGACTGGGCAGTGCTTGGCCATTTACCGAGGCCACACATCAATTGTCAACAG ggatgtgctggaagaagaggaggaggaagaggaggaggagaaaatgagCAGGGACCTGCTGGTGACAGGGAGCACGGACTGCACTGTGAAGGTCTGGTGGGTGTCCAGCGGGCGCTGCTACCAGACCCTGCTGGGACACACGGGGGCCGTCTTATGCCTTACACTTGATGCACCAAACAGGGAGCTGTTCTCTGGCAGCACGGATTACACCATCAGGACCTGGAATATTGTCACTGGAGAGCAGCTGAAAGTTTTCAAGGAGCACCAAGGATCAGTAATTTGCCTAGAG CTGGTGAATCGTCACCTGTACTCGGGGAGCGCGGACAGGACAGTGAAGTGCTGGTTTGTAGACACTGGGGAGCGGATCCAGACCTACAAGGCTCACAAACACAGTGTTAGCACTTTGAAATACCATGCTGGCATCT TGTTCACAGGAAGTGGTGATGCCTGTGCAAGAGCTTTCAATTCCAGGAGTGGAGTCCTGCAGAAGATCTTCAGAGGACACAAGTTCATCATCAACTGTATCCAG ATCCACAATGAGCTGCTCTACACAGCTTCCCACGATGGCACGCTACGGATTTGGGACATCCGGGGGATCTGCAAGAGAAATAAGCGGCGCTTGAAGAAGGAGAggtctgtgcagggcaggagctccCAGAAGGGGAGTCTGTCTCGTCTCTTCAACAATAAAGTTGGCTGTATGGTACAGCAGGAGAATGGGCAGCACGAGGCTGTTGAACTGATGTga
- the WDR86 gene encoding WD repeat-containing protein 86 isoform X2 — MGNSGSAVKVCTDHQGGINWLSLSPDGQRLLTGSEDGTARLWSTADSQCHGHFQGHESYITFCHLENEAAFTCSADHTIRKWDVVTGQCLAIYRGHTSIVNRILVAKDYLFSGSYDRTARCWSVDKEKQIQEFRGHRNCVLTLAHYSSRDVLEEEEEEEEEEKMSRDLLVTGSTDCTVKVWELFSGSTDYTIRTWNIVTGEQLKVFKEHQGSVICLELVNRHLYSGSADRTVKCWFVDTGERIQTYKAHKHSVSTLKYHAGILFTGSGDACARAFNSRSGVLQKIFRGHKFIINCIQIHNELLYTASHDGTLRIWDIRGICKRNKRRLKKERSVQGRSSQKGSLSRLFNNKVGCMVQQENGQHEAVELM; from the exons ATGGGGAACAGCGGCTCGGCCGTGAAGGTCTGCACGGATCACCAGGGGGGCATCAACTGGCTGAGCCTGAGCCCCGACGGGCAGCGGCTGCTCACGGGCAGCGAGGACGGCACGGCGCGGCTCTGGAGCACCGCCGACAGCCAGTGCCACGGGCACTTCCAAG GACATGAAAGTTACATCACCTTCTGCCACTTGGAGAACGAGGCTGCCTTCACGTGCAGCGCTGACCACACCATTCGCAAGTGGGACGTGGTGACTGGGCAGTGCTTGGCCATTTACCGAGGCCACACATCAATTGTCAACAG AATCCTGGTTGCTAAAGACTATCTCTTCAGTGGCTCCTATGACAGGACAGCCCGCTGCTGGAGCGTGGACAAGGAGAAACAAATCCAGGAATTCCGGGGCCATCGGAACTGTGTCCTGACTCTAGCTCACTATTCctccagggatgtgctggaagaagaggaggaggaagaggaggaggagaaaatgagCAGGGACCTGCTGGTGACAGGGAGCACGGACTGCACTGTGAAGGTCTG GGAGCTGTTCTCTGGCAGCACGGATTACACCATCAGGACCTGGAATATTGTCACTGGAGAGCAGCTGAAAGTTTTCAAGGAGCACCAAGGATCAGTAATTTGCCTAGAG CTGGTGAATCGTCACCTGTACTCGGGGAGCGCGGACAGGACAGTGAAGTGCTGGTTTGTAGACACTGGGGAGCGGATCCAGACCTACAAGGCTCACAAACACAGTGTTAGCACTTTGAAATACCATGCTGGCATCT TGTTCACAGGAAGTGGTGATGCCTGTGCAAGAGCTTTCAATTCCAGGAGTGGAGTCCTGCAGAAGATCTTCAGAGGACACAAGTTCATCATCAACTGTATCCAG ATCCACAATGAGCTGCTCTACACAGCTTCCCACGATGGCACGCTACGGATTTGGGACATCCGGGGGATCTGCAAGAGAAATAAGCGGCGCTTGAAGAAGGAGAggtctgtgcagggcaggagctccCAGAAGGGGAGTCTGTCTCGTCTCTTCAACAATAAAGTTGGCTGTATGGTACAGCAGGAGAATGGGCAGCACGAGGCTGTTGAACTGATGTga